TGGTGACGAAGTTGTAGATGCCGCCCTTGCCCTCGGCATTGCCGGGATACCAGTTCTGGACGGTGGAATACTTGATCTCGGCATCTTCCAGCGCGACCAGTTCGACCACGGCGGCGTGGAGCTGGTTCTCGTCGCGCATCGGGGCGGTGCAGCCCTCGAGGTAGGAGACGTAGCTGCCCTTCTCGGCGATGATCAAGGTCCGCTCGAACTGGCCGGTGTTCTCCGCATTGATGCGGAAATAGGTGCTCAGTTCCATCGGGCAGCGCACGCCTTCAGGGATGTAAACGAAGGTGCCGTCCGAAAAGACAGCGCAGTTCAGCGTGGCGAAGTAGTTGTCGTTCATCGGCACGATCTTGCCGAGCCACTTCTTCACCAGATCGGGAAATTCGCGAATTGCCTCGGAGATCGAGCGGAAGATGACGCCGGCCTGCTCCAGCTCCTTGCGGAAGGTGGTGGCGACCGAAACCGAATCGAACACCGCGTCCACGGCGACCTTGCGTGCACCCTCGACACCGGCGAGCACTTTCTGCTCCTCCAGCGGAATGCCGAGCTTTTCGTAGACGCGCAGGATTTCGGGATCGACCTCGTCCAGGCTGGCCAGCGAGTCCTTCTTCTTGGGCGCGGCCCAATAATAGGATTCCTGGTAATCGATCGGCGGCACGTTCAGCTTCGCCCAGTCCGGCGGGGTCATCTCCAGCCAGCGGGCATAAGCCTTCAGGCGCCAATCGAGCATCCACTGCGGCTCGTCCTTCTTGGCCGAGATATAGCGGACGGTGTCTTCGGACAGGCCCTTGGGGCCGTATTCCTGCTCGATATCGGAAGACCAGCCGTGCTCGTACTCGGCCGCGCGGGCAGCGGCATCGTGCGCGGCCTGGTCACGAAGGGGGGCCTCACGCTCGGCCATGCGGATGTTTTCCTCGGTCATCTCAAACTTCCTCGACGAGCTGGGTCAGCACGACCTGGGCAAGCGCGCCGCGAACGGCGGCATTTACCTGCGGCCAGTGGCCCTTCACGTTACAATCTGCTTCCAGCGTGCAGTCGCTCTTGACCCGGTCGAGGCAGGCGGTGAGCGCGATGGGCCCTTCTACCGCCTCGACGATGTCGGCAAGCGAAATCGCCGCTGGTGGCCGCGCCAGCTTCAGGCCGCCGCCCACGCCCCGCGACGAGCGCATCAGGCCGGCAGCGGTCAGCTTGCTGACCAGCTTCTGCACGGTCGGCACCGGCAGGCCGGTTTCCTCCGCCAACTGGGCGGCCGATATGCGCGCGCGTTTCCCGCCGGCCTGCTCTATCAATGAGCAGGTACCGCAATGCCGCGCTGCGGCGGACATGATGATGACCGCATAATCGGCCATGCTGGACAGGCGCATAACGGTGGGTTTCCGAACCTGTGACTAAATCGGATCAAATTATTCCGATTTCACCTAGTGCAGCACGGCTCCGGTTTCAATGGGCGTTTCGCACAGGAATTGCGGGCATGGGGGCGCCCTTTAGCGCGCCTCAACCGACTCGCAAACCATGGAAAATCCATCCCGGCAAAAATCGCGCCCGCTATCATGCCTGTGCGACTCGCAGAAAAAAGGCGGTTCCCGGCCGAAGCCGGAAACCGCCATCAAGGTAATAAAGAACTCGAGCGCATCCCGCGACGAGCCCTTCGGGTCGCACGGTTCATGTATGCCCCGGCCCGGGGGATTTATTGTATAAACGCGACACGGTTAGCCCTTGGGAAAGGCTAAGGGACGTTTTCATCTCGCAACCGCAATGAGAAGAAGCGTTTGAGCAACACCTCGTGTCCCGTTATGCGACAGCCGTGCTGTACTCCCTCATAAAGCCCGCCCTTTTCCGAATCGATGCCGAGAAGGCGCATGGCCTTGCGCTTTCCGCGCTCAGGCTTGCCGCCCCCGCGCGCGCACCTGCCTACCCGCCGTCGCTGGCGAGCGTGGTGGCGGGAATCGCTTTTCCTAACCCGGTCGGCATGGCGGCCGGGTTCGACAAGGACGGCGAAGTGCCCGATGCGCTCATCGGCATGGGCTTCGGCTCTGCCGAGGTCGGCTCGATCACCCCGCTGCCGCAGGCGGGAAACCCCCGCCCGCGCCTGTTCCGGCTGGTGGA
The DNA window shown above is from Novosphingobium sp. P6W and carries:
- the sufB gene encoding Fe-S cluster assembly protein SufB; translation: MTEENIRMAEREAPLRDQAAHDAAARAAEYEHGWSSDIEQEYGPKGLSEDTVRYISAKKDEPQWMLDWRLKAYARWLEMTPPDWAKLNVPPIDYQESYYWAAPKKKDSLASLDEVDPEILRVYEKLGIPLEEQKVLAGVEGARKVAVDAVFDSVSVATTFRKELEQAGVIFRSISEAIREFPDLVKKWLGKIVPMNDNYFATLNCAVFSDGTFVYIPEGVRCPMELSTYFRINAENTGQFERTLIIAEKGSYVSYLEGCTAPMRDENQLHAAVVELVALEDAEIKYSTVQNWYPGNAEGKGGIYNFVTKRGLCQGARSKISWTQVETGSAITWKYPSCVLNGEDSVGEFYSVAVTNNYQQADTGTKMIHNGKGSRSTIISKGISAGKSNNTYRGLVRVAPGAEGVRNFTQCDSLLLGKECGAHTVPYIEVRNPSAQIEHEATTSKISDDQLFYALQRGLDTESAVALIVNGFAKEVLQQLPMEFAVEAQKLLGISLEGSVG
- a CDS encoding SUF system Fe-S cluster assembly regulator, producing MRLSSMADYAVIIMSAAARHCGTCSLIEQAGGKRARISAAQLAEETGLPVPTVQKLVSKLTAAGLMRSSRGVGGGLKLARPPAAISLADIVEAVEGPIALTACLDRVKSDCTLEADCNVKGHWPQVNAAVRGALAQVVLTQLVEEV